The Roseococcus microcysteis genome contains a region encoding:
- a CDS encoding class I SAM-dependent methyltransferase produces the protein MASLARLAAGFVPFTPYAYQGRAEACCLCGARDTLPLSAHDRRLKRLTTVICAGCGLLRTDPMPTEAELADYYRHHYRADYQLVGTKPPRRHLARTRAEAARRVALLGLPAGAHVLDYGSGSGEFLEAGARAGWRMEGVEPGEAYSTHARGQGAVVHPRLPPEAGPFDAITAHHVFEHLRDPLAVLRELVAALKPEGVVYLSVPDMGPNRRPAFDRLHFAHVHGFVPETLDLLAAQAGLVPDPRFPRERTTCVYARGEAVVAPDPGLAARIRAGFNMTTPLRHVASFGWLAPTLRRLSRDVRDSFRR, from the coding sequence ATGGCCTCCCTCGCGCGCCTCGCCGCCGGTTTCGTCCCCTTCACCCCCTATGCCTATCAGGGCCGCGCCGAGGCGTGCTGCCTGTGCGGCGCCCGGGACACCCTGCCCCTTTCGGCGCATGACCGGCGGCTGAAGCGCCTCACCACCGTCATCTGCGCGGGCTGCGGGCTGCTTCGCACCGACCCCATGCCCACCGAGGCCGAGCTGGCCGACTATTACCGCCACCATTACCGCGCCGACTACCAGTTGGTGGGCACGAAGCCACCGCGCCGCCACCTGGCCCGCACCCGGGCCGAGGCCGCCCGCCGCGTGGCCTTGCTGGGCCTGCCGGCGGGGGCGCATGTGCTGGACTATGGCTCGGGCTCGGGCGAGTTCCTGGAGGCGGGCGCGCGCGCCGGCTGGCGCATGGAAGGCGTGGAGCCCGGCGAGGCCTATTCCACCCATGCCCGCGGCCAGGGCGCCGTGGTCCATCCCCGCCTGCCGCCCGAGGCCGGCCCCTTCGACGCCATCACCGCGCACCATGTCTTCGAGCATCTGCGCGACCCGCTGGCGGTGCTGCGCGAACTGGTCGCGGCGTTGAAGCCGGAGGGGGTGGTCTATCTCTCGGTACCTGACATGGGCCCCAACCGCCGCCCCGCCTTCGACCGGCTGCACTTCGCCCATGTCCATGGCTTCGTGCCCGAAACGCTGGACCTGCTGGCCGCCCAGGCCGGCCTGGTGCCCGACCCTCGCTTCCCGCGCGAGCGGACCACTTGCGTCTATGCCCGTGGCGAGGCGGTGGTGGCGCCAGACCCTGGCCTCGCCGCCCGCATCCGGGCGGGGTTCAACATGACCACGCCATTGCGCCATGTCGCCAGCTTCGGCTGGCTGGCGCCCACGCTGCGCCGCCTCTCGCGCGACGTGCGGGACAGTTTTCGGCGGTAG
- a CDS encoding c-type cytochrome translates to MRRAFLICALTAMAMPALAQPTPLAEEGARLAQQWCANCHAIAPGQQPPMGDAAPSLPAVARRGATDAALRAFLSQPHANMPDHNLTRAELDALVAYIASLRP, encoded by the coding sequence ATGCGCCGGGCATTCCTGATCTGCGCCCTCACCGCCATGGCCATGCCCGCGCTGGCCCAGCCGACGCCCCTGGCCGAGGAGGGCGCCCGCCTGGCCCAGCAATGGTGCGCCAATTGCCACGCCATCGCGCCCGGGCAGCAGCCGCCCATGGGCGATGCCGCGCCCAGCCTGCCCGCCGTGGCACGCCGCGGCGCCACCGACGCCGCCCTGCGCGCCTTCCTCAGCCAGCCCCACGCCAACATGCCCGACCACAACCTGACCCGCGCCGAGCTGGACGCGCTGGTGGCCTATATCGCCTCGCTGCGGCCATGA
- a CDS encoding glutathione S-transferase family protein — MTLFFHPGSPYARIIRMLWRERGPALTEQEVTLRDPASALLPHNPVGRVPSLLLADGTLLSETLLILAHQGWLPRDNAGMARLGRIMGMLDGIAVWNRELRRVPTERAPGVIALEATRADRILASLDPAQHDPGSPEGIALAATLGYGERRHTVWNWRAANPSLAPWFEAAARRPAFQATLPPVSGI, encoded by the coding sequence ATGACCCTCTTCTTCCACCCGGGCAGCCCCTATGCCCGCATCATCCGCATGCTGTGGCGCGAGCGCGGGCCGGCGCTGACCGAACAGGAAGTGACGCTGCGCGACCCCGCCTCCGCCCTGTTGCCGCACAACCCGGTGGGCCGCGTGCCCTCGCTGCTGCTGGCCGATGGCACGCTGCTGTCGGAAACCCTGCTGATCCTCGCGCACCAGGGCTGGCTGCCGCGCGACAATGCCGGCATGGCCCGCCTCGGCCGCATCATGGGCATGCTGGACGGCATCGCGGTGTGGAACCGCGAACTCCGCCGCGTCCCGACCGAACGCGCCCCCGGCGTCATCGCGCTGGAAGCCACCCGCGCCGACCGCATCCTGGCCAGCCTCGACCCCGCCCAGCATGATCCAGGCAGCCCCGAGGGCATCGCCCTCGCCGCCACCTTGGGCTATGGCGAACGCCGTCACACCGTCTGGAACTGGCGCGCGGCGAACCCATCGCTGGCGCCCTGGTTCGAGGCGGCGGCACGACGCCCCGCCTTCCAGGCCACTCTACCACCCGTCTCAGGAATTTGA
- a CDS encoding M20 family metallopeptidase, giving the protein MQNSEPVWRHVDEKAGPAIELSDRVWGMPELAYNEHRSAAEHTAYLKAEGFRVTEQLAGIPTAMMGEAGEEGPVIAILGEFDALPGLSNEAGIAEHKPVPGDGNGHACGHNLLGAASLLAATAVKDYLAANGIKGRVRYYGCPAEEGGAAKGFMARAGLFDDVDIAISWHPSAFAGVNEPISLANTRIDFTFHGRASHAAAAPHLGRSALDAVELMSVGVNYLREHIPSESRIHYAYLDAGGVAPNVVQAKAKVRYLIRAADVQSLNRLVTRVRKIADGAALMTETRVETQVISAVSNLLGNTPLERLMQDSLDRLGPPPFDAEDMKRAAEFQATLSEEDIESAYRKVGMPRTDSPLADRIVPLDSPRAPMVGSTDVGDVSWKVPTVQARGATHAIGTALHSWQATAQGKLPHAHKGMVHVAKVMAGTAVDALKRPEIIAAAKAEHHAKTGGVYHCPLPEDAVPPIGMSLTV; this is encoded by the coding sequence ATGCAGAACAGCGAACCCGTCTGGCGCCATGTGGATGAGAAGGCGGGCCCCGCCATCGAGCTGTCGGACCGCGTCTGGGGCATGCCCGAGCTGGCCTACAACGAGCACCGCTCCGCCGCCGAACACACCGCCTATCTGAAGGCCGAAGGCTTCCGCGTGACGGAGCAGCTCGCCGGCATCCCCACCGCCATGATGGGCGAGGCCGGCGAGGAAGGCCCCGTCATCGCCATCCTGGGCGAGTTCGACGCGCTGCCGGGCCTGTCCAACGAGGCCGGCATCGCCGAGCACAAGCCCGTCCCCGGCGACGGCAACGGCCATGCCTGCGGCCACAATTTGCTCGGCGCGGCCAGCCTGCTCGCCGCCACCGCCGTGAAGGACTACCTCGCCGCCAACGGCATCAAGGGCCGCGTGCGCTACTATGGCTGCCCGGCCGAGGAAGGCGGCGCCGCCAAGGGCTTCATGGCCCGCGCCGGCCTGTTCGACGATGTGGACATCGCCATCTCCTGGCACCCTTCGGCCTTCGCCGGGGTGAATGAGCCCATCTCGCTCGCCAACACGCGCATTGACTTCACCTTCCACGGCCGCGCCAGCCACGCCGCCGCCGCGCCGCATCTCGGCCGTTCCGCCCTCGATGCCGTGGAGCTGATGAGCGTGGGCGTGAACTACCTGCGTGAGCACATCCCCTCCGAAAGCCGCATCCACTACGCCTATCTCGACGCCGGCGGCGTGGCGCCCAACGTGGTGCAGGCCAAGGCGAAGGTGCGCTACCTGATCCGCGCCGCCGATGTGCAGAGCCTGAACCGCCTGGTGACGCGCGTCCGCAAGATCGCGGACGGGGCCGCGTTGATGACCGAGACGCGGGTGGAGACGCAGGTGATCTCCGCCGTGTCCAACCTGCTCGGCAACACGCCGCTGGAGCGGCTGATGCAGGACAGCCTGGACCGCCTCGGCCCGCCCCCCTTCGACGCCGAGGACATGAAGCGCGCCGCGGAATTCCAGGCGACGCTGAGCGAGGAGGACATCGAGAGCGCCTATCGCAAGGTGGGCATGCCGCGCACCGATTCGCCGCTGGCCGACCGCATCGTGCCGCTCGACAGCCCGCGCGCGCCCATGGTGGGCAGCACGGATGTGGGCGATGTGTCCTGGAAGGTGCCGACCGTGCAGGCGCGCGGCGCGACCCACGCCATCGGCACCGCGCTGCATTCCTGGCAGGCGACGGCGCAGGGCAAGCTGCCCCACGCCCACAAGGGCATGGTGCATGTGGCCAAGGTGATGGCCGGCACGGCGGTGGACGCGCTGAAGCGCCCCGAGATCATCGCCGCCGCCAAGGCCGAGCACCACGCCAAGACGGGCGGCGTCTATCACTGCCCGCTGCCCGAGGATGCGGTGCCGCCCATCGGCATGTCGCTGACGGTCTGA
- a CDS encoding 4-phosphopantoate--beta-alanine ligase, translated as MEVVYPPGFATRIAMEGPALGLEGTHRPQMFGGVALVCTRLFGLTRADVGVFGEKDWQQVMVIRRVVADLALPIEIVTVPTVRAADGLALSSRNAYLDAGARAKAVALHAALVFAAERMRAGETAGEACAAAEKRLLEAGFDRVDYVAVRREGDFSELERLEGAARVLGAAWLGSVRLIDNIRTSLSIE; from the coding sequence GTGGAGGTGGTCTACCCGCCCGGCTTCGCCACGCGCATTGCCATGGAAGGCCCGGCCCTGGGGCTGGAGGGCACGCACCGCCCGCAGATGTTCGGCGGCGTGGCGCTGGTCTGCACCCGGCTGTTCGGCCTGACGCGGGCGGATGTGGGCGTCTTCGGCGAGAAGGACTGGCAGCAGGTGATGGTGATCCGCCGCGTGGTGGCGGACCTGGCGCTGCCCATCGAGATCGTGACCGTGCCCACCGTGCGCGCGGCGGATGGCTTGGCCCTGTCCTCGCGCAATGCCTACCTGGATGCGGGCGCGCGGGCGAAGGCGGTGGCGCTGCATGCGGCGCTGGTCTTCGCGGCGGAGCGGATGCGCGCGGGCGAGACGGCGGGCGAGGCCTGCGCGGCGGCGGAGAAGCGGCTGCTGGAGGCGGGGTTTGACCGTGTGGATTATGTGGCGGTTCGGCGGGAGGGGGATTTTTCGGAGTTGGAGCGGTTGGAGGGGGCTGCGCGGGTGTTGGGGGCGGCTTGGTTGGGGAGTGTGAGGTTGATTGATAACATTCGAACTAGTTTATCTATCGAGTAA
- a CDS encoding HEPN domain-containing protein, giving the protein MSDALAAFKETMSRLRAMHGVYLSIRSSTTSALDLSDFLRSEIVLAVSALDFFIHRIVLEGMLEIFDGNRPNTSGYSKFGMPILSVRNKTDEEIRSSFSIEVQQSHSFLSFQRPDKIADAVRKFSSIELWNSVGVYLGKSPKDVKMSLELLVDRRNKIAHEADIDPTFGASRWTISEEDVTRSIDLVEEICVAIYQVTR; this is encoded by the coding sequence ATGTCGGACGCTCTGGCTGCATTCAAGGAAACAATGTCTCGCCTGCGCGCGATGCATGGAGTTTATCTGAGTATTAGATCATCGACAACATCTGCGCTTGATCTTTCGGATTTTTTACGAAGTGAGATTGTATTAGCAGTATCTGCCCTAGATTTTTTTATTCATCGAATAGTGTTGGAAGGAATGTTGGAGATATTTGATGGAAATCGTCCAAATACAAGTGGTTATTCAAAGTTTGGGATGCCTATTTTGTCGGTTAGAAATAAAACAGACGAAGAAATTAGATCTTCATTTAGTATAGAAGTTCAACAATCTCATTCTTTCTTGTCGTTCCAGCGGCCTGATAAAATTGCAGACGCGGTTCGCAAGTTCAGTTCAATTGAACTCTGGAATAGTGTTGGTGTCTATCTCGGCAAATCCCCTAAAGATGTAAAAATGTCTCTTGAATTGCTTGTCGACAGAAGAAATAAAATTGCTCATGAGGCTGATATTGACCCTACATTTGGCGCGAGTCGCTGGACTATTTCAGAGGAAGACGTGACTCGCTCGATTGATTTGGTCGAAGAAATATGTGTCGCCATTTATCAAGTTACTCGATAG
- a CDS encoding ParA family protein encodes MHSPWYHNFGRHPVTKQICLFNHKGGVSKTTSAFNLGWILASRGKKVILVDCDPQCNLTGMFFGLSGVDDLESIYLGDGNSITNIRDGLSPAFDSKPIQITPVNCPPMKGQKNLRILPGHIGLSEYETTLGIAQELSGSVVTLQNLPGAMHHLFQVTASKYKADYILIDMSPSLGPVNQNILATSDYFLVPMAPDYFSVMALDSLSSVLPKWKSWANKASSQDILKNATYPLPNCDPKFLGAIIQRYRIRKKGVPAAAFQKWISDLNVKTENTLLPALRDAGMLLPEEKYAAAKSRPEVPLLQMSDFNGLIALSQKFSAPVFALTDDQLGQTGIVLERTKKSMHEFRRLFDDAATKIIALTK; translated from the coding sequence ATGCATTCTCCGTGGTATCATAATTTCGGCAGGCATCCCGTGACCAAACAAATATGCCTTTTTAACCACAAAGGCGGCGTGAGCAAAACAACGTCGGCGTTTAATCTCGGGTGGATTTTGGCGTCACGCGGGAAAAAGGTAATACTAGTTGATTGTGATCCCCAATGCAATTTGACCGGCATGTTCTTTGGGTTGAGCGGAGTTGACGATTTAGAATCAATTTACCTTGGTGATGGAAATTCAATAACAAATATTAGAGATGGTCTATCACCAGCCTTTGATTCGAAGCCCATTCAAATAACCCCTGTAAATTGTCCACCAATGAAAGGACAAAAAAACCTACGCATCTTGCCTGGTCACATCGGCTTATCTGAGTATGAAACCACACTTGGAATTGCTCAGGAATTATCTGGTTCAGTTGTTACCCTTCAAAATCTTCCTGGAGCAATGCATCATCTCTTTCAGGTTACCGCCAGCAAGTATAAGGCGGACTACATATTAATTGATATGAGTCCGAGCTTGGGACCAGTAAATCAAAACATCCTTGCGACAAGCGATTATTTCTTGGTGCCCATGGCTCCTGACTATTTCTCAGTTATGGCCCTAGATTCTTTGAGTTCTGTATTGCCAAAATGGAAATCTTGGGCAAATAAAGCGTCATCTCAAGATATTCTTAAGAACGCAACTTATCCTTTACCCAATTGCGACCCCAAATTTCTAGGCGCCATTATTCAGCGATACAGAATTCGCAAAAAAGGAGTGCCTGCCGCAGCATTTCAAAAATGGATTAGTGATTTAAATGTAAAAACAGAGAATACATTACTTCCAGCCCTGCGCGATGCTGGCATGCTTTTGCCAGAAGAAAAATATGCAGCAGCTAAAAGCAGGCCAGAAGTTCCGCTTTTACAAATGTCTGATTTTAATGGCTTAATTGCGCTATCGCAAAAATTTAGCGCTCCGGTGTTCGCCCTTACTGATGACCAGTTAGGCCAAACAGGAATCGTTCTTGAAAGAACAAAGAAGTCTATGCACGAATTTCGACGCTTATTTGATGACGCGGCAACAAAAATAATAGCGCTCACAAAATAA
- a CDS encoding MATE family efflux transporter, with product MRPSARELARRILALAAPTTLLSALQVVALLIETWIAARLGREALAGWAVVLPFALLLGQMSAGAMGGGVVSAIARALGAKQPEEAAALALHALLIALGFAMMFVVVLAVFPWTVLGWIGGPVAAAAGAPYAAVMFGLGAVPAWLANTLASILRGGGRHGLAARVLNLAWLAYPALGFLLADTLGMGLVGLGLSFALCFWVAAGVMAAVVASGAAGFAVKLRVPLRWARFRRILAVGATACLLAFVANMTTILVTAQLAVHGAAAVAAYGVAARLEFMMIPLAFGVGSALTALVGRAVGGGDWETARRTAWVGGGMALALCSAIGVSVAVWPMGFAMLFASDAEVARIAAEALRWIGPAFGGFGLGMAMYFAAMGAGKMGWPVVAGFSRLGIAVVGGWLLSDVLGMGMAGQFLAVALGITAYGVLAAGAVRRGVWG from the coding sequence GTGAGGCCCTCCGCGCGCGAACTGGCCCGGCGCATCCTGGCGCTGGCGGCGCCGACCACCCTGCTCTCGGCGCTGCAGGTGGTCGCGCTGCTGATCGAGACCTGGATCGCGGCGCGGCTGGGGCGCGAGGCGCTGGCGGGCTGGGCGGTGGTGCTGCCCTTCGCGCTGCTGCTGGGACAGATGTCGGCGGGCGCGATGGGCGGCGGCGTGGTCAGCGCCATCGCCCGCGCGCTGGGGGCGAAGCAGCCGGAGGAAGCGGCGGCGCTCGCCTTGCACGCGCTGCTGATCGCGCTGGGCTTCGCCATGATGTTCGTGGTGGTGCTGGCGGTGTTTCCCTGGACGGTGCTGGGCTGGATCGGCGGGCCTGTCGCGGCCGCGGCCGGCGCGCCCTATGCGGCGGTGATGTTCGGGCTGGGGGCCGTTCCGGCTTGGCTCGCCAATACGCTGGCCTCCATCCTGCGGGGCGGCGGGCGGCATGGGCTGGCGGCGCGGGTGCTGAACCTGGCCTGGCTGGCCTACCCCGCGCTGGGCTTCCTGCTGGCGGACACGCTGGGGATGGGGCTGGTGGGGCTGGGGCTGTCCTTCGCGCTGTGCTTCTGGGTGGCGGCGGGGGTGATGGCGGCGGTGGTGGCGAGCGGGGCCGCGGGCTTCGCCGTGAAGCTGCGGGTGCCGCTGCGCTGGGCGCGGTTCAGGCGCATCCTGGCGGTGGGGGCCACGGCCTGTTTGCTGGCCTTCGTGGCGAACATGACGACCATCCTCGTCACGGCGCAGCTGGCGGTGCATGGCGCGGCGGCGGTGGCGGCCTATGGCGTGGCGGCGCGGCTGGAATTCATGATGATCCCGCTGGCCTTCGGCGTCGGCTCGGCCTTGACCGCCCTGGTGGGGCGCGCGGTGGGCGGGGGCGATTGGGAGACGGCGCGGCGCACGGCCTGGGTGGGCGGGGGCATGGCGCTGGCGCTGTGCTCGGCCATCGGAGTGAGTGTCGCGGTGTGGCCGATGGGGTTCGCGATGCTGTTTGCCTCGGACGCCGAGGTGGCGCGCATCGCGGCGGAGGCGCTGCGCTGGATCGGCCCGGCCTTTGGCGGCTTCGGCCTGGGCATGGCGATGTATTTCGCCGCCATGGGCGCGGGGAAGATGGGCTGGCCGGTGGTGGCCGGCTTTTCCCGGCTGGGGATTGCCGTGGTGGGCGGCTGGCTGCTGAGCGACGTGCTGGGGATGGGGATGGCGGGGCAGTTTTTGGCGGTGGCGTTGGGAATCACGGCTTATGGGGTGTTGGCGGCGGGGGCGGTGAGGAGGGGGGTTTGGGGGTGA
- a CDS encoding NAD(P)/FAD-dependent oxidoreductase — protein MEPPQHVIIVGAGIVGLCVGWHLARGGAQVTLLDRDGPGEGTSSGNAGAISAGSVAPLAMPGVLKQVPGMLLDPKGALHIPARYWPAALPWLWRFVLSAKPERVREIAAGMATLLHGAEERHREILAAEGALDLIQDHGQLYLYRDAEHLAKDDAAWALRREYGQVTQRLDRAGILALEPGVAEAYQVGIFLPDQGHCVNPLRHARTVARGIERMGGTIRRATVEALATEGPRVVGVRAGGETLLADRVVLAAGAWSARLLAPLGIRIPLESQRGYHVMLPDPGIMPTRPLVPADRKAFITPMEGGLRIAGTVEFGGTEAPPTAARAALLLEDLRKVYPQARTEGAEPHWMGHRPCLPDTLPVIGKVAAHPGLWCAFGHGHLGLTASAPTGALIAGAMLGPRPNTDLSPFAAERFQ, from the coding sequence ATGGAACCTCCGCAACATGTGATCATCGTGGGCGCCGGCATCGTCGGCCTCTGCGTGGGCTGGCACCTGGCGCGCGGAGGGGCCCAAGTCACGCTGCTGGACCGTGATGGACCTGGCGAAGGCACCTCCTCCGGCAATGCGGGGGCCATCTCGGCGGGCTCGGTCGCGCCGCTCGCCATGCCGGGGGTGCTGAAGCAGGTGCCGGGGATGCTGCTGGACCCCAAGGGCGCGCTGCACATCCCCGCCCGCTACTGGCCCGCCGCCTTGCCCTGGCTGTGGCGCTTCGTGCTGAGTGCGAAGCCCGAGCGCGTGCGCGAGATCGCCGCCGGCATGGCCACGCTGCTGCACGGCGCGGAGGAACGCCACCGCGAAATCCTCGCCGCCGAGGGCGCGCTGGACCTGATCCAGGACCACGGCCAGCTCTACCTCTACCGGGATGCGGAGCACCTCGCGAAGGACGACGCCGCCTGGGCGCTGCGCCGCGAATACGGCCAGGTGACGCAGAGGCTGGACCGCGCCGGCATCCTCGCCCTCGAACCCGGCGTGGCCGAGGCCTATCAGGTCGGCATCTTCCTCCCCGACCAGGGGCATTGCGTGAACCCGCTGCGCCACGCCCGCACCGTGGCGCGCGGGATCGAGCGCATGGGCGGCACGATCCGCCGCGCGACTGTCGAGGCGCTGGCCACCGAAGGCCCGCGCGTGGTGGGCGTGCGCGCCGGCGGCGAGACGCTGCTGGCCGACCGCGTGGTGCTGGCCGCCGGCGCCTGGTCGGCGCGGCTGCTGGCGCCTTTAGGCATTCGCATCCCGCTGGAGAGCCAGCGCGGCTATCACGTCATGCTGCCCGACCCCGGCATCATGCCGACGCGCCCCCTGGTCCCCGCCGACCGCAAGGCCTTCATCACCCCCATGGAGGGCGGGCTGCGCATCGCCGGCACGGTCGAGTTCGGCGGCACCGAGGCGCCCCCCACCGCGGCCCGCGCCGCCCTGCTGCTGGAGGATCTGCGGAAGGTCTACCCGCAGGCCCGCACGGAGGGCGCTGAGCCGCACTGGATGGGCCACCGCCCCTGCCTGCCCGACACCTTGCCCGTGATAGGGAAGGTGGCCGCGCATCCCGGCCTGTGGTGCGCCTTCGGGCATGGGCATCTGGGGCTGACGGCCTCGGCGCCCACCGGCGCGCTGATCGCCGGGGCCATGCTGGGGCCCAGGCCGAACACAGACCTCTCGCCCTTCGCGGCCGAGCGCTTCCAGTGA
- a CDS encoding Ldh family oxidoreductase: MNATHQSVRAQITAILLAWGSPAALAETTAEVMTETDLMGVDSHGISMLMGYEELLRLGQLRIAGQPRVVREFGATALVDGGDALGHPPAVMAMRMAVEKARIHGIGAVGVVNSHHFGAAGYYARMAAASGFVGMVFSSTRGISMVPPRAAEPILGTNPIAFAAPNGEGQPVVLDMATTTVAANKVKVYHLKEKDVPPGWVVDGAGNPVTDHAAANDYVFKRKEGGLTPLGEHKGYGLALMVHILAGTMVGASFSPIRNRSQRADEPNNIGHMMLALDPRAFRDMDAYTADMEGVVEVLRGARPANPDEPVLIPGDPEDFSRAERLETGIPIPASLERHVREIAARAGVPFVLEAAPGA; this comes from the coding sequence ATGAACGCCACGCACCAATCCGTCCGCGCGCAGATCACCGCCATCCTGCTCGCCTGGGGCAGCCCCGCCGCGCTGGCCGAGACCACGGCCGAGGTGATGACCGAGACGGATTTGATGGGCGTGGACAGCCACGGCATCTCGATGCTGATGGGCTATGAGGAATTGCTGCGCCTCGGGCAGCTGCGCATCGCCGGCCAGCCGCGCGTCGTGCGCGAATTCGGTGCCACGGCCCTGGTGGATGGCGGCGACGCGCTGGGCCACCCGCCCGCCGTCATGGCCATGCGGATGGCGGTGGAGAAGGCGCGCATCCATGGCATCGGCGCGGTGGGGGTGGTGAACAGCCACCATTTCGGCGCGGCGGGCTATTACGCGCGGATGGCGGCGGCGTCGGGCTTCGTGGGGATGGTGTTCTCCTCTACGCGCGGCATCAGCATGGTCCCGCCCCGCGCCGCCGAGCCCATCCTGGGCACCAACCCCATCGCCTTCGCCGCGCCCAACGGGGAAGGCCAGCCGGTGGTGCTCGACATGGCCACCACCACCGTCGCGGCGAACAAGGTGAAGGTCTATCACTTGAAGGAGAAGGACGTGCCGCCCGGCTGGGTGGTGGATGGCGCGGGCAACCCCGTGACCGACCACGCGGCGGCCAACGACTACGTCTTCAAGCGCAAGGAAGGCGGGCTGACGCCCTTGGGCGAGCACAAGGGCTACGGCTTGGCGCTGATGGTCCATATCCTGGCGGGGACGATGGTGGGGGCCAGCTTCTCGCCCATCCGCAACCGGAGCCAGCGCGCGGACGAGCCCAACAATATCGGCCACATGATGCTGGCGCTGGATCCGCGCGCCTTCCGCGACATGGACGCCTACACGGCCGACATGGAAGGCGTGGTGGAGGTGCTGCGCGGCGCCCGCCCCGCCAATCCGGACGAACCCGTCCTGATCCCGGGCGACCCGGAGGATTTTTCCCGCGCGGAGCGGCTGGAGACGGGCATCCCCATTCCGGCCAGCCTGGAGCGGCATGTGCGGGAGATCGCGGCGCGGGCGGGAGTGCCGTTTGTGCTGGAGGCGGCACCGGGCGCCTGA
- a CDS encoding nuclear transport factor 2 family protein: MPEGSMTLPALAAIEAVVRTYLDGLHEGDADKIAAAFHPCAHLYSAPKGEVVDFPRADWLKAIKSRPSPQSQGLAREDRILAIDMAGDDAACVKVHCCIPPRYFTDFLLLLKTSEGWRIVAKSFHTELRS; this comes from the coding sequence ATGCCCGAAGGTTCCATGACCCTGCCCGCCCTCGCCGCCATCGAGGCCGTGGTCCGCACCTATCTGGACGGGTTGCATGAGGGCGATGCCGACAAGATCGCCGCCGCCTTCCACCCCTGCGCCCATCTCTACAGCGCGCCCAAGGGCGAGGTGGTGGACTTCCCCCGCGCCGATTGGCTGAAAGCCATCAAGTCCCGCCCCTCGCCGCAGTCGCAGGGGCTGGCGCGGGAGGACCGCATCCTCGCCATTGACATGGCGGGCGATGACGCGGCCTGCGTGAAGGTGCATTGCTGCATCCCGCCGCGCTACTTCACCGATTTTCTGCTGCTGCTGAAGACCAGCGAGGGCTGGCGGATCGTGGCCAAGAGCTTTCACACGGAGCTGCGCTCCTAG
- a CDS encoding haloacid dehalogenase type II: MKEVQALVFDVFGTVVDWRSGVARALADFLPARGGAHLDPFAVADAWRRRYQPAMEECRAGRRPFTRLDVLHRENLELVLKDHGIDLASCSEADLDHLNRAWHRLDPWPDVLLGLSRLRRKYFLAPASNGNILLLANMAKRAGIPWDAVLGAEATQAYKPQREAYTRTAEILGMAPHQVCLVAAHNGDLRAARKAGLATAFVARPTEHGPAQGTDLVAEDPWDCVAESFVDLAAKLEC, translated from the coding sequence ATGAAGGAGGTGCAGGCCCTGGTGTTCGACGTGTTCGGCACCGTCGTGGACTGGCGCAGCGGCGTGGCCCGCGCGCTGGCGGATTTCCTGCCCGCGCGGGGCGGCGCGCATCTCGACCCCTTCGCGGTGGCCGATGCCTGGCGCCGCCGCTACCAGCCCGCCATGGAGGAATGCCGCGCCGGGCGCCGCCCCTTCACGCGGCTGGACGTGCTGCACCGGGAAAACCTGGAGCTGGTGCTGAAGGATCATGGCATCGACCTCGCTTCCTGTTCGGAGGCGGACCTGGACCATTTGAACCGCGCCTGGCATCGGCTCGACCCCTGGCCGGATGTGCTGCTCGGTCTGTCGCGGCTACGGCGCAAATACTTCCTGGCGCCGGCGTCCAACGGGAACATCCTGCTGCTGGCGAACATGGCCAAGCGCGCCGGCATTCCCTGGGATGCGGTGCTGGGGGCCGAGGCCACCCAGGCCTACAAGCCGCAGCGCGAGGCCTATACGCGCACGGCCGAAATCCTCGGCATGGCGCCGCACCAGGTCTGCCTGGTGGCCGCGCACAATGGGGACCTGCGCGCGGCGCGGAAGGCGGGCCTCGCCACCGCCTTTGTGGCGCGGCCGACGGAGCATGGGCCGGCGCAGGGCACGGACCTCGTGGCCGAGGACCCGTGGGATTGCGTGGCGGAGAGCTTCGTGGATTTGGCGGCGAAGCTGGAGTGCTGA